From the genome of Azospira restricta, one region includes:
- the sdhA gene encoding succinate dehydrogenase flavoprotein subunit, translating into MPVRKFDAVIVGAGGAGLRAAIQLSEAGLKTAVLSKVFPTRSHTVAAQGGVSASLGNSEEDHWHWHMYDTVKGSDWLGDQDAIEFMCRKAPEVVVELEHFGMPFDRTDEGKIYQRPFGGHMSNFGEKPVRRACAAADRTGHAMLHALYQRNVKANTQFFVEWMALDLIRDEDGQVLGVIALEMETGEVVAFHAKATVFATGGAGRIFYSSTNAFINTGDGLGMAARAGIPLEDMEFWQFHPTGVAGAGVLITEGVRGEGGILRNAAGERFMERYAPNAKDLASRDVVSRAMVTEINEGRGCGPNKDFVTLDITHLDPATIMKRLPGIREISIQFAGIDPIKAPIPVVPTCHYQMGGIPTNYKGQVINENGSTVTGFYAAGECACASVHGANRLGTNSLLDLLVFGKSSGDTVIEDMAKMPKTHKELPANFADKTLARLARLENQKNGSNVHETRLAMQRTMQNHCGVFRFKDKLEEGVQKILEIEKQVAITEIKDKSKVWNTARVEALELDNLIEVAKSTMICANARKESRGAHVRDDAPDTAEFPNGRNDKEWHKHTLWQRDGNKLSYKPVNMTPLSVETIALKTRSY; encoded by the coding sequence ATTCCTGTCCGTAAGTTCGATGCGGTGATCGTCGGCGCCGGCGGCGCCGGCCTGCGTGCCGCGATCCAGTTGTCCGAAGCCGGCCTGAAGACGGCCGTCCTGTCCAAGGTCTTCCCGACCCGTTCGCACACCGTCGCTGCCCAGGGCGGCGTCTCGGCCTCGCTCGGCAACTCCGAGGAGGATCACTGGCACTGGCACATGTACGACACCGTCAAGGGTTCCGACTGGCTCGGCGACCAGGACGCGATCGAGTTCATGTGCCGCAAGGCGCCGGAGGTGGTCGTCGAGCTCGAGCACTTCGGCATGCCGTTCGACCGTACCGACGAAGGCAAGATCTACCAGCGCCCGTTCGGCGGCCACATGTCGAACTTCGGCGAGAAGCCGGTGCGCCGCGCCTGCGCCGCCGCCGACCGTACCGGCCACGCCATGCTGCACGCGCTCTACCAGCGCAACGTCAAGGCCAACACCCAGTTCTTCGTCGAGTGGATGGCGCTCGACCTGATCCGCGACGAAGACGGCCAGGTGCTCGGCGTCATCGCGCTGGAAATGGAAACCGGCGAGGTCGTCGCCTTCCACGCCAAGGCCACCGTCTTCGCGACCGGCGGTGCCGGCCGCATCTTCTACTCCTCGACCAACGCCTTCATCAACACCGGCGACGGCCTCGGCATGGCGGCGCGCGCCGGCATCCCGCTCGAGGATATGGAGTTCTGGCAGTTCCACCCGACCGGCGTCGCCGGCGCTGGCGTGCTGATCACCGAGGGCGTCCGCGGCGAAGGCGGCATCCTCAGGAACGCTGCCGGCGAGCGCTTCATGGAGCGCTACGCGCCGAACGCCAAGGACCTCGCCTCGCGCGACGTCGTCTCGCGCGCGATGGTCACCGAGATCAACGAAGGCCGCGGCTGCGGTCCGAACAAGGACTTCGTCACGCTCGACATCACCCACCTCGACCCGGCGACGATCATGAAGCGCCTCCCGGGCATCCGCGAGATCTCGATCCAGTTCGCCGGCATCGACCCGATCAAGGCGCCGATCCCGGTCGTGCCGACCTGCCACTACCAGATGGGCGGCATCCCGACCAACTACAAGGGCCAGGTGATCAACGAGAACGGCTCGACCGTCACCGGCTTCTACGCTGCCGGCGAGTGCGCCTGCGCCTCGGTGCACGGCGCCAACCGCCTCGGTACGAACTCGCTGCTCGACCTGCTGGTCTTCGGCAAGTCCTCGGGCGATACCGTCATCGAGGACATGGCGAAGATGCCGAAGACGCACAAGGAACTGCCGGCCAACTTCGCCGACAAGACCCTGGCCCGCCTCGCCCGTCTGGAAAACCAGAAGAACGGCAGCAATGTGCATGAAACCCGCCTCGCGATGCAGCGTACGATGCAGAACCACTGCGGCGTCTTCCGCTTCAAGGACAAGCTGGAAGAGGGCGTGCAGAAGATCCTGGAAATCGAGAAGCAGGTGGCGATCACCGAGATCAAGGACAAGTCCAAGGTCTGGAACACCGCCCGCGTCGAAGCGCTCGAACTCGACAACCTGATCGAAGTGGCCAAGTCGACGATGATCTGTGCCAATGCCCGCAAGGAATCGCGCGGCGCCCATGTCCGCGACGACGCGCCGGATACGGCGGAATTCCCGAACGGCCGCAACGACAAGGAATGGCACAAGCACACGCTGTGGCAGCGCGACGGTAACAAGCTGTCGTACAAGCCGGTCAACATGACCCCGCTGTCCGTCGAAACCATCGCGCTGAAGACGCGCTCGTACTGA
- the sdhD gene encoding succinate dehydrogenase, hydrophobic membrane anchor protein — MINRIVVGAGYGLKDWIAQRATALVMAIYTLILLATLGALGPSSYEAWRSIFANGFMQFMTFLFFISLFWHVWIGVRDIWMDYVKPDGLRLVLMIATIAALVGYAGWAAKILWRL, encoded by the coding sequence ATGATCAACCGCATCGTTGTCGGGGCCGGCTACGGCCTCAAGGACTGGATCGCCCAGCGCGCCACCGCGCTGGTGATGGCGATCTACACCCTGATCCTCCTCGCCACCCTCGGCGCACTGGGTCCGAGCAGCTACGAAGCCTGGCGTTCGATCTTCGCCAACGGTTTCATGCAGTTCATGACCTTCCTCTTCTTCATCAGCCTCTTCTGGCACGTCTGGATCGGCGTCCGCGACATCTGGATGGACTACGTCAAGCCCGATGGTCTGCGCCTGGTTCTGATGATTGCAACGATCGCTGCGCTGGTCGGCTACGCCGGCTGGGCTGCCAAGATTCTGTGGAGGCTGTAA
- the sdhC gene encoding succinate dehydrogenase, cytochrome b556 subunit, with translation MAEIAIKKKRPKNLDLATIRLPLPGVLSILHRISGAVLFLLLPVLLWLFQQSLASPETYAAAKAVTSNFLVKIILLGLLWLYMHHFCAGIRYLLLDLHKGIDLQSARFSSKVVFAVSIALTLIVGAKVLL, from the coding sequence ATGGCAGAAATTGCTATCAAGAAGAAGCGTCCAAAGAACTTGGACCTAGCAACGATCAGATTGCCCCTACCGGGCGTTCTGTCGATCCTGCACCGAATCAGCGGTGCCGTGCTTTTCCTCCTCCTGCCGGTCCTGCTGTGGCTTTTCCAGCAGAGCCTCGCCTCCCCCGAGACCTATGCCGCCGCCAAGGCGGTGACGAGCAACTTCCTCGTCAAGATCATCCTGCTCGGCCTGCTCTGGCTGTACATGCACCACTTCTGCGCCGGCATCCGCTACCTGCTGCTTGACCTGCACAAGGGCATCGACCTGCAGTCGGCCCGCTTCTCGAGCAAGGTCGTGTTCGCCGTGAGCATCGCGCTCACCCTCATCGTCGGAGCGAAGGTACTGCTATGA